The Enterobacter kobei genome has a segment encoding these proteins:
- a CDS encoding biofilm/acid-resistance regulator YmgB/AriR, with protein MRQNIQLQPEYHSAFLESALSEYFRHAGDRFAEESAVFSTAVRCVLASEGHLSNKAIILWLIQTLEATHDVVQADVIRKTLEIVVGYTMDDL; from the coding sequence ATGAGACAAAATATTCAGCTTCAACCCGAATACCATTCTGCTTTTTTAGAAAGCGCGCTGTCGGAGTATTTCCGTCACGCAGGCGATCGTTTTGCTGAAGAGTCCGCTGTTTTTTCTACTGCAGTACGCTGTGTTCTGGCTTCCGAAGGCCATCTGTCAAATAAAGCCATCATTCTGTGGCTCATCCAGACGCTGGAAGCCACCCATGATGTTGTTCAGGCGGATGTTATTCGTAAGACGCTTGAAATCGTCGTGGGTTACACCATGGACGACCTTTAA
- the ycgZ gene encoding regulatory protein YcgZ, translated as MQQKGYVADSAAAIAQYFEKAALPTQQETLGQVVVEILSDGRNLNRKSLCTKLLSRLEKADGPEEEEHYHMLLGLLFER; from the coding sequence ATGCAGCAGAAAGGTTACGTCGCAGATTCCGCAGCAGCGATCGCACAGTACTTCGAAAAAGCCGCGCTTCCCACTCAACAGGAAACGCTGGGACAAGTTGTGGTTGAAATCCTGAGCGACGGGCGAAACCTTAATCGCAAATCGCTCTGTACCAAGCTGTTAAGCCGCCTCGAAAAAGCCGATGGCCCTGAAGAGGAAGAGCACTATCACATGCTGCTTGGTCTGCTCTTCGAACGGTAA
- a CDS encoding diguanylate phosphodiesterase yields MLTTIIYRSHICEDVPVKALENMVAAANSKNRQSSVTGILLFNGTHFFQLLEGPAENVTSIYEQICSDTRHHNVVELMRDHGPSRRFGKAGMELFDLRQYDREEVLQQVLDKGTTRYQLTYNDRALQFFRTFVEATEKANYFELPPADSWDFVPEETRLSAQPEVVAKGADCSFAFQPIVDPFMQQVVSWEALLRTPSGDSPGAYFANRTREEVHASDLQSKQVALSMASALGLQDQTLSINLLPMTLVNVPNAVDFLLTAIDANGFVPEQIVVEFTESEAISRFDEFTHSVRQLKSAGISVTIDHFGAGFAGLQLLAQFQPDRIKINRDLVANVHKSGPRQAIIQAIIKCCASLEIQFCAVGVEKAEEWMWLESAGISQFQGHLFASPRHGGIPAIAWPEKKYDF; encoded by the coding sequence ATGCTTACAACCATCATTTACCGCAGTCACATCTGCGAGGACGTGCCAGTGAAAGCGCTGGAAAATATGGTCGCTGCTGCAAATAGTAAAAACCGACAATCCAGCGTCACGGGGATCTTGCTGTTCAACGGCACACATTTTTTTCAATTGCTTGAAGGGCCTGCGGAAAACGTAACGTCCATCTACGAACAGATCTGCTCTGATACGCGCCACCATAATGTGGTCGAGCTGATGCGCGATCACGGGCCTTCACGGCGTTTCGGTAAAGCGGGTATGGAACTCTTTGATTTGCGCCAGTACGACAGGGAAGAGGTGCTCCAGCAGGTGCTTGATAAAGGCACAACCCGCTACCAGTTGACCTACAACGACCGTGCGCTGCAGTTTTTCCGCACCTTTGTCGAGGCCACAGAGAAAGCCAACTATTTTGAGCTGCCGCCTGCGGATTCCTGGGATTTCGTCCCGGAAGAAACGCGCTTATCTGCGCAGCCTGAAGTCGTGGCAAAAGGGGCGGACTGTAGCTTTGCGTTTCAGCCTATCGTCGATCCTTTCATGCAGCAGGTTGTCTCCTGGGAAGCGCTTCTGCGCACTCCATCCGGTGACTCACCGGGAGCGTATTTCGCCAATCGCACGCGTGAAGAAGTGCATGCTTCTGATTTGCAAAGCAAACAGGTGGCTCTCTCCATGGCCAGCGCGCTGGGGTTACAGGATCAGACTTTATCCATCAACCTGCTGCCTATGACGCTGGTCAACGTGCCCAATGCCGTGGACTTTCTGCTCACCGCTATTGATGCAAATGGCTTTGTGCCGGAGCAAATTGTGGTGGAGTTTACCGAAAGTGAAGCCATTTCCCGTTTCGATGAGTTTACGCATTCGGTCAGACAGCTAAAAAGTGCGGGTATCAGCGTAACCATCGATCACTTCGGTGCCGGTTTTGCCGGGTTGCAGCTCCTGGCGCAATTCCAGCCGGACAGAATTAAGATTAATCGCGATCTGGTCGCGAACGTGCATAAAAGTGGCCCACGGCAGGCCATTATTCAGGCGATAATCAAATGCTGTGCCTCACTGGAAATACAATTTTGCGCGGTGGGCGTGGAGAAGGCGGAAGAGTGGATGTGGCTCGAGTCTGCGGGCATTTCTCAGTTCCAGGGGCATCTTTTTGCCAGCCCCCGACACGGCGGTATCCCGGCTATCGCATGGCCAGAGAAAAAATACGATTTCTGA
- a CDS encoding MerR family transcriptional regulator, translating to MAYYSIGEVAERCGINPVTLRAWQRRYGLLKPQRSEGGHRQFDDEDILRIEEIKRLMKSGVSVGKVKSLLENKEVMTQGNWASFQEEMMTVLRYASPAKLRAKIGEFRRDHAMDALIDNIISPVRQRMNQDQNTVRHMASLFDGVLIEFAIASLAESRKKAGKDALLIGWECDDRTHLWLEAARLAQKGWHIDVLAEPIDSPRPELFPGQKIFVWTGTSPTPRQQEQLDHWREQGFSVSFHH from the coding sequence ATGGCCTATTACAGTATCGGCGAAGTGGCCGAACGATGCGGTATCAACCCCGTTACGCTGCGTGCCTGGCAGCGCCGTTATGGATTGTTGAAGCCGCAGCGCAGCGAAGGGGGTCATCGTCAGTTTGACGACGAAGATATCCTGCGTATCGAAGAGATCAAGCGCCTGATGAAAAGCGGCGTTTCGGTCGGAAAAGTAAAATCCTTGCTGGAAAATAAGGAAGTGATGACTCAGGGTAACTGGGCTTCTTTCCAGGAAGAGATGATGACCGTTCTGCGTTACGCCAGCCCGGCAAAGCTGCGCGCCAAAATCGGTGAATTCCGCCGCGATCACGCGATGGATGCGCTGATCGATAACATCATTTCACCCGTCCGTCAGCGAATGAATCAGGATCAAAACACCGTACGCCATATGGCGAGTCTGTTTGACGGTGTCCTGATTGAATTTGCGATTGCAAGCCTCGCGGAATCGCGCAAGAAAGCGGGTAAAGACGCACTGCTGATTGGCTGGGAATGCGATGACCGTACACATCTTTGGCTTGAAGCCGCGCGTTTAGCCCAGAAAGGCTGGCATATTGACGTGCTGGCGGAACCCATTGATTCGCCGCGTCCTGAACTGTTCCCCGGGCAAAAAATCTTCGTCTGGACGGGAACATCACCAACGCCCCGTCAACAGGAACAGCTCGATCACTGGCGTGAGCAGGGATTTAGCGTTTCATTTCACCACTGA
- the sufA gene encoding Fe-S cluster assembly scaffold SufA encodes MELHSETFNPADFAWRGLTLTPAAAAHIHELVAKKPEILGVRLGVKQTGCAGFGYVLDTVTEPEKDDLVFETDGAKLYVALQAMPFIDGTEVDYVREGLNQLFKFHNPKAQNECGCGESFGV; translated from the coding sequence ATGGAACTGCATTCAGAAACCTTCAATCCTGCCGATTTTGCCTGGCGCGGTTTGACGCTCACGCCTGCGGCGGCAGCGCATATCCACGAGCTGGTGGCGAAAAAGCCCGAGATCCTCGGCGTACGTTTAGGCGTTAAGCAGACCGGTTGCGCGGGCTTTGGCTACGTGCTGGATACTGTCACCGAACCCGAAAAAGATGATCTGGTCTTTGAAACCGACGGTGCGAAGCTGTACGTCGCGCTGCAGGCCATGCCGTTTATCGACGGCACGGAAGTGGATTATGTACGGGAAGGTTTAAACCAGTTATTCAAATTTCATAACCCGAAAGCCCAGAACGAATGCGGCTGCGGCGAAAGCTTTGGGGTATAG
- the sufB gene encoding Fe-S cluster assembly protein SufB has translation MSRNTEATSDVNTWSGGHLNYKEGFFTQLQTDELAKGINEDVVRAISAKRNEPEWMLEFRLSAYRAWLEMEEPHWLKAHYDKLNYQDYSYYSAPSCGSCDDTCASQPGAVQQTGAENSFLSKEVEEAFNQLGVPVREGKEVAVDAIFDSVSVATTYREKLAEQGIIFCSFGEAIHDHPELVKKYIGTVVPSNDNFFAALNAAVASDGTFIYVPKGVRCPMELSTYFRINAEKTGQFERTILVADEGSYVSYIEGCSAPVRDSYQLHAAVVEVIIQKDAEVKYSTVQNWFPGDGNTGGILNFVTKRALCEGENSKMSWTQSETGSAITWKYPSCILRGDNSIGEFYSVALTSGHQQADTGTKMIHIGKNTKSTIISKGISAGHSQNSYRGLVKIMPTATNARNFTQCDSMLIGADCGAHTFPYVECRNNSAQLEHEATTSRIGEDQLFYCLQRGISEEDAISMIVNGFCKDVFSELPLEFAVEAQKLLAISLEHSVG, from the coding sequence ATGTCTCGTAATACTGAAGCAACGAGTGATGTAAATACCTGGAGCGGCGGGCACCTTAATTATAAAGAAGGGTTCTTCACGCAGCTGCAGACCGATGAGCTGGCGAAAGGCATCAACGAAGATGTCGTGCGCGCCATCTCGGCCAAACGCAACGAACCCGAGTGGATGCTGGAATTCCGCCTGAGCGCTTACCGTGCCTGGCTGGAGATGGAAGAACCGCACTGGCTGAAAGCCCATTATGACAAGCTGAATTATCAGGATTACAGCTACTACTCTGCGCCATCCTGCGGCAGCTGCGATGATACGTGTGCTTCGCAGCCCGGTGCAGTACAGCAGACCGGTGCGGAGAACAGCTTCCTCAGTAAAGAGGTGGAAGAAGCGTTCAATCAGCTCGGCGTCCCCGTGCGCGAGGGGAAAGAGGTCGCCGTAGACGCTATTTTTGACTCCGTTTCGGTGGCGACCACCTATCGTGAAAAGCTGGCGGAGCAGGGGATTATTTTCTGCTCCTTTGGCGAAGCGATTCATGACCATCCTGAGCTGGTGAAAAAGTACATCGGCACCGTGGTACCGAGTAACGATAATTTCTTCGCCGCGCTCAACGCGGCGGTGGCGTCGGACGGGACCTTTATCTACGTGCCGAAAGGCGTGCGCTGTCCGATGGAGCTCTCCACCTATTTCCGCATTAACGCCGAAAAAACCGGACAGTTCGAACGCACTATTCTGGTGGCGGATGAAGGCAGCTACGTCAGCTATATCGAAGGGTGCTCCGCCCCGGTACGCGACAGCTATCAGCTGCACGCGGCGGTCGTTGAAGTCATTATTCAAAAAGACGCTGAGGTCAAATACTCAACGGTGCAGAACTGGTTCCCCGGCGACGGCAATACCGGTGGGATCCTGAACTTCGTCACCAAGCGTGCGCTGTGTGAAGGTGAAAACAGCAAAATGTCCTGGACGCAGTCGGAAACCGGCTCAGCCATTACCTGGAAGTACCCGAGCTGCATTCTGCGCGGGGATAACTCCATCGGTGAGTTTTATTCTGTGGCGCTGACCAGCGGTCATCAGCAGGCCGATACCGGCACCAAGATGATCCACATCGGTAAAAACACCAAATCAACCATCATCTCGAAAGGGATCTCCGCCGGGCACAGCCAGAACAGCTATCGCGGGCTGGTGAAAATCATGCCAACGGCTACCAACGCCCGTAACTTCACCCAGTGTGACTCGATGCTTATCGGGGCCGACTGCGGAGCGCATACCTTCCCGTACGTCGAGTGCCGTAATAATTCAGCACAGCTGGAGCATGAGGCGACGACGTCGCGTATTGGGGAAGATCAGCTCTTCTACTGCCTGCAGCGCGGGATCAGTGAAGAAGATGCCATTTCGATGATTGTGAACGGCTTCTGTAAGGACGTGTTCTCTGAACTGCCGCTGGAATTCGCCGTTGAAGCACAAAAACTCCTCGCCATCAGTCTTGAACACAGCGTCGGTTAA
- the sufC gene encoding Fe-S cluster assembly ATPase SufC → MLRIKDLQVSVEDKAILRGLNFDVKPGEVHAIMGPNGSGKSTLSATLAGREDYEVTHGSVEFNGKDLLEMSPEDRAGEGIFMAFQYPVEIPGVSNQFFLQTALNAVRKYRGFEALDRFDFQDLMEEKIKLLKMPEDLLTRSVNVGFSGGEKKRNDILQMAVLEPQLCILDETDSGLDIDALKIVADGVNALRDGKRSFIIVTHYQRILDYIKPDYVHVLYQGRIVKSGDFTLVKQLEEQGYGWLTEQQ, encoded by the coding sequence ATGTTACGTATTAAAGATTTACAGGTTAGCGTGGAAGATAAAGCGATCCTGCGTGGCCTCAATTTTGACGTCAAGCCGGGTGAAGTTCATGCCATCATGGGGCCTAACGGCTCCGGGAAAAGTACGCTTTCAGCGACGCTGGCGGGACGTGAAGATTACGAAGTGACGCACGGCTCGGTCGAATTTAACGGCAAAGATCTTCTGGAGATGTCGCCGGAAGATCGCGCGGGTGAAGGTATCTTCATGGCCTTCCAGTATCCGGTCGAAATTCCGGGCGTCAGCAACCAGTTCTTCCTTCAGACGGCGCTGAATGCGGTGCGCAAGTACCGCGGATTTGAGGCCCTGGATCGCTTCGACTTCCAGGATCTGATGGAAGAGAAGATCAAACTGCTGAAAATGCCGGAAGACCTGCTGACCCGTTCGGTCAACGTTGGTTTTTCCGGTGGCGAGAAAAAGCGTAACGATATTCTGCAGATGGCGGTGCTGGAGCCACAGCTGTGCATTCTGGATGAGACCGACTCCGGTCTGGATATCGACGCCCTGAAGATTGTCGCTGACGGGGTGAACGCCCTGCGTGACGGCAAGCGTTCGTTCATCATCGTCACTCACTACCAGCGTATTCTCGACTACATCAAGCCGGATTACGTCCACGTGCTTTACCAGGGACGCATTGTGAAATCCGGTGATTTCACGCTGGTTAAACAACTGGAGGAGCAGGGTTATGGCTGGCTTACCGAACAGCAGTAA
- the sufD gene encoding Fe-S cluster assembly protein SufD, whose protein sequence is MAGLPNSSNALQQWHRLFEAQGNRSELAQQHLQQMLRLGLPTRKHENWKYTPLDGLLSGEFVARPAAIGPERRDALALTVDAVRLVFVDGVYHPELSDDTRESGYGIVINDERQSLGAPVQPEVFLHLTESLARSVTHIQVKRNQRPARPLLLMHITQGVEGDEINTAHYRHHLELAEGADATVIEHYVSLNDTRHFTGSRLTMNVAANAQLHHIKLAFENPQSHHFAHNDILLGPDAAAYSHSFLLGGAVLRHNTSTQLNGENTTLRINSLAMPVKSEVCDTRTWLEHNKGYCNSRQLHKTIVSDKGRAVFNGLINVAQHAIKTDGQMTNNNLLLGRLAEVDTKPQLEIYADDVKCSHGATVGRIDDEQMFYLRSRGIDQQAAQKMIIYAFAAELTEALHDGVLKQQVLARIGQRLPGGEA, encoded by the coding sequence ATGGCTGGCTTACCGAACAGCAGTAATGCTCTCCAGCAGTGGCACCGGCTGTTTGAGGCGCAGGGGAATCGCTCTGAGCTGGCGCAGCAGCACCTGCAGCAGATGCTGCGCCTCGGCCTGCCGACGCGTAAACATGAAAACTGGAAATATACCCCGCTCGATGGCCTGCTGAGCGGCGAGTTTGTGGCGCGTCCGGCGGCGATCGGTCCGGAGCGACGAGATGCCCTGGCGCTGACCGTGGATGCGGTACGGCTGGTCTTTGTCGACGGCGTTTATCACCCTGAACTGAGCGATGACACCCGGGAGAGCGGTTACGGGATTGTGATTAACGACGAACGCCAGAGTCTGGGCGCCCCGGTTCAGCCGGAGGTTTTCCTGCATTTGACCGAGAGCCTCGCCCGCAGCGTGACGCATATCCAGGTTAAGCGTAACCAGCGTCCGGCCAGGCCGTTGCTTCTGATGCATATCACCCAGGGCGTAGAGGGCGATGAAATCAACACCGCCCACTATCGCCACCATCTTGAACTGGCCGAAGGGGCCGACGCGACGGTGATTGAGCATTACGTGAGTCTCAATGACACCCGCCACTTTACCGGGTCGCGTCTGACGATGAACGTTGCCGCCAATGCGCAGCTCCACCACATTAAGCTGGCGTTTGAGAACCCCCAGAGCCACCACTTCGCGCATAACGATATCCTGCTGGGACCGGATGCCGCGGCGTACAGCCATAGCTTCCTGCTCGGCGGTGCGGTGCTGCGCCATAACACCAGTACCCAGCTTAACGGTGAAAATACCACGCTGCGTATCAACAGCCTGGCGATGCCGGTCAAATCAGAAGTGTGCGATACGCGCACGTGGCTTGAGCACAACAAAGGTTACTGCAACAGCCGCCAGCTGCACAAAACCATCGTCAGCGATAAAGGACGCGCGGTATTTAATGGTCTGATTAACGTCGCGCAACACGCCATCAAGACTGACGGGCAGATGACCAACAACAATCTCCTGCTGGGACGCCTGGCGGAGGTCGATACGAAGCCGCAGCTGGAGATTTACGCCGACGACGTAAAATGCAGCCACGGCGCCACGGTCGGGCGGATCGACGACGAACAGATGTTCTACCTGCGTTCCCGCGGTATCGACCAGCAGGCGGCGCAGAAAATGATTATCTATGCCTTTGCGGCGGAGCTTACGGAAGCGCTGCATGATGGCGTACTGAAGCAGCAGGTGTTGGCCCGTATTGGTCAGCGTCTGCCCGGAGGCGAAGCATGA
- the sufS gene encoding cysteine desulfurase SufS, whose protein sequence is MSFPVEKVRADFPVLTREVNGLPLAYLDSAASAQKPNQVVDAEAEFYRHGYAAVHRGIHTLSAEATQRMENVRTQVAAFLNARSPEELVFVRGTTEGINLVANSWGNAQVHAGDNIIITQMEHHANIVPWQMLCERVGAQLRVIPLNLDGTLQLEQLDALLDDKTRLVAVTQVSNVLGTENPVAEIVDKAHQAGAKVLIDGAQAVMHHAVDVQALDCDFYVFSGHKLYGPTGIGVLYVKEDILQAMPPWEGGGSMIATVSLSEGTTYARAPWRFEAGTPNTGGIIGLGAAVSYVSGIGLDAIHEYEQLLMHYALQELASVPDLTLYGPADRQGVIAFNLGQHHAYDVGSFLDNYGVAVRTGHHCAMPLMAFYQVPAMCRASLVMYNTMEEVDRLVAGLKRIHQLLG, encoded by the coding sequence ATGAGTTTTCCCGTAGAGAAAGTACGGGCAGATTTCCCGGTTCTGACCCGTGAAGTGAACGGTCTGCCGCTGGCTTATCTCGACAGCGCGGCCAGCGCGCAGAAACCGAATCAGGTGGTGGATGCGGAAGCCGAGTTCTACCGCCACGGTTATGCAGCAGTACATCGGGGGATCCATACCCTGAGCGCGGAAGCCACCCAGCGCATGGAGAACGTGCGCACGCAGGTGGCTGCCTTCCTCAATGCGCGATCGCCGGAAGAGCTGGTGTTTGTGCGCGGCACCACCGAGGGGATTAACCTCGTCGCTAACAGTTGGGGTAACGCTCAGGTCCATGCCGGGGATAACATCATCATTACCCAGATGGAGCACCACGCTAATATCGTACCGTGGCAAATGCTGTGTGAGCGCGTTGGCGCGCAATTACGCGTCATCCCGTTGAACCTCGACGGAACGTTACAGCTTGAGCAGCTTGACGCCTTGCTGGACGATAAAACGCGGCTCGTGGCGGTCACCCAGGTCTCTAACGTTCTGGGTACTGAAAACCCGGTTGCGGAGATTGTCGATAAGGCCCATCAGGCCGGGGCGAAAGTGCTGATTGACGGTGCACAGGCGGTAATGCACCACGCGGTGGATGTCCAGGCGCTGGACTGCGACTTCTACGTGTTCTCTGGACACAAGCTTTATGGCCCAACCGGTATCGGCGTGCTGTATGTGAAAGAGGACATCCTGCAGGCGATGCCGCCGTGGGAGGGGGGCGGGTCAATGATCGCTACCGTTAGCCTCTCGGAAGGGACCACCTACGCCCGTGCGCCGTGGCGTTTTGAGGCGGGCACGCCCAACACCGGTGGGATCATCGGGCTGGGGGCGGCGGTGTCTTACGTTTCCGGAATTGGTCTTGATGCCATTCACGAGTACGAACAGCTGCTGATGCATTACGCGCTGCAGGAGCTGGCCAGCGTGCCGGACCTGACCTTGTACGGGCCGGCTGACCGACAGGGTGTGATTGCCTTTAATCTGGGACAACACCACGCCTATGACGTGGGCAGCTTCCTCGACAATTACGGCGTGGCCGTGCGCACCGGGCACCACTGCGCCATGCCGCTCATGGCCTTTTACCAGGTTCCGGCAATGTGCCGCGCATCGCTGGTGATGTATAACACAATGGAAGAGGTCGACAGGCTGGTGGCGGGACTAAAACGCATTCACCAGTTGCTGGGCTGA
- the sufE gene encoding cysteine desulfuration protein SufE translates to MAELPDKEKLLRNFGRCANWEEKYLYIIELGQRLPPLSEEAHTPENSIQGCQSQVWIVMAQSDDGTITLQGDSDAAIVKGLIAVVFILYHQMSAQDIVAFDVRPWFEKMALTQHLTPSRSQGLEAMIRAIRAKAAILS, encoded by the coding sequence ATGGCAGAACTGCCGGATAAAGAGAAATTGCTGCGCAACTTTGGGCGTTGCGCAAACTGGGAAGAGAAATACCTCTACATCATTGAGCTGGGGCAGCGTCTGCCGCCGCTTAGTGAAGAGGCGCATACCCCGGAGAACAGTATTCAGGGCTGTCAAAGCCAGGTGTGGATTGTGATGGCGCAGTCTGACGATGGCACGATAACCCTGCAGGGTGACAGCGATGCGGCAATAGTAAAAGGGCTGATTGCGGTGGTCTTTATTCTTTATCACCAGATGTCAGCGCAGGATATTGTCGCCTTCGATGTCCGCCCGTGGTTTGAAAAAATGGCCCTCACCCAACACCTCACCCCGTCTCGTTCCCAGGGACTGGAAGCGATGATTCGCGCCATTCGCGCCAAAGCGGCAATCCTTAGCTAG
- the ldtE gene encoding L,D-transpeptidase LdtE: MKRASLITLLLLSSLGALNSARAMDYPLPPAGSRLIGQNQTYTIQEGDNKLQTIARRFNTAAQVILETNNTIAPVNPAPGTVITIPSQMLLPDTPREGIVVNLAELRLYYFPPGENIVQVFPLGIGQLGLETPVSTTRVSQKIPNPTWTPTAGIRARSLAQGIKLPPVVPAGPNNPLGRYALRLGIGNGEYLIHGTSAPDSVGLRVSSGCMRMNAPDIKALFEQVRVGTRVQIINEPVKFAVEPDGKRYIEVHRPLAQVEGENPQISPITHSADFATFVSQSGSDKALIDKALARRAGIPVVVSAGSGPSASNSVLSVQNSRVSAAVAEEAGEKMTQ, translated from the coding sequence ATGAAGCGCGCGTCTCTCATCACTCTATTACTCCTCAGTTCGCTCGGTGCACTTAATTCGGCCCGCGCGATGGACTATCCGTTGCCGCCCGCAGGCAGTCGCCTGATTGGGCAAAATCAAACCTACACCATACAGGAAGGGGATAATAAGCTGCAGACCATCGCCCGCCGGTTTAATACCGCGGCGCAGGTGATCCTCGAAACGAACAATACGATTGCGCCGGTCAACCCTGCACCGGGAACCGTTATCACGATCCCGTCGCAGATGCTGCTACCCGACACGCCGCGCGAGGGTATTGTTGTGAACCTCGCTGAGCTGCGGCTTTACTATTTCCCGCCGGGAGAGAACATTGTCCAGGTTTTCCCACTTGGCATCGGGCAACTGGGGCTGGAAACACCGGTGAGCACGACCCGCGTCAGTCAAAAAATCCCGAACCCAACCTGGACGCCGACGGCCGGTATCAGAGCCCGTTCACTTGCGCAGGGAATTAAACTGCCTCCTGTGGTTCCCGCAGGGCCAAATAACCCGCTGGGACGCTATGCCCTGCGTTTGGGTATTGGTAATGGGGAATATCTTATCCACGGAACCAGTGCGCCAGACAGCGTTGGCTTGCGCGTCAGTTCCGGCTGTATGCGAATGAACGCCCCGGATATTAAAGCCCTGTTCGAACAGGTACGGGTTGGCACCCGGGTACAAATCATCAATGAGCCAGTGAAATTCGCGGTCGAGCCGGATGGTAAACGCTATATTGAGGTCCATCGTCCGCTGGCGCAGGTGGAAGGTGAAAACCCACAGATTTCGCCCATTACGCACTCCGCCGACTTTGCGACCTTTGTTTCACAGTCCGGAAGCGATAAGGCGCTGATCGATAAAGCCCTGGCGCGCCGTGCGGGGATCCCGGTTGTGGTTTCTGCGGGAAGCGGCCCGTCGGCCAGTAACAGCGTATTGTCAGTGCAGAACAGTCGTGTGTCCGCGGCGGTAGCGGAAGAGGCAGGGGAGAAGATGACGCAGTAG
- the lpp gene encoding murein lipoprotein Lpp — MNRTKLVLGAVILGSTLLAGCSSNAKIDQLSSDVQTLNAKVDQLSNDVNAMRSDVQAAKDDAARANQRLDNQATKYRK, encoded by the coding sequence ATGAATCGTACTAAACTGGTACTGGGCGCGGTAATCCTGGGTTCTACTCTGCTGGCTGGTTGCTCCAGCAACGCTAAAATCGATCAGCTGTCTTCTGACGTTCAGACTCTGAACGCTAAAGTTGACCAGCTGAGCAACGACGTGAACGCAATGCGTTCCGACGTTCAGGCTGCTAAAGACGACGCAGCTCGCGCTAACCAGCGTCTGGACAACCAGGCTACTAAATACCGTAAGTAA